A part of Nitrospirota bacterium genomic DNA contains:
- the vanZ gene encoding VanZ family protein, whose amino-acid sequence MALVAAVIYLSLTDTFLDYLQIENDLKPGHIIAYAILMFYFAQLIINSRIGWFIAGFFVLMGIVLEYLQGMSGYRTFSYYDMFANCMGVSIGFIVSKTPLVNTLEHIDRKIAGYF is encoded by the coding sequence ATGGCGCTGGTAGCGGCAGTTATATATTTATCGCTGACCGATACGTTCCTGGATTATCTGCAGATCGAAAATGATCTTAAGCCGGGCCATATCATTGCGTACGCTATTCTGATGTTCTACTTTGCCCAGTTGATTATTAATTCTCGTATTGGATGGTTCATTGCCGGTTTTTTTGTTCTCATGGGTATCGTTCTTGAGTATCTTCAGGGGATGTCCGGGTACCGGACCTTTTCTTATTACGATATGTTCGCGAATTGTATGGGCGTCTCTATCGGATTTATTGTTTCAAAAACTCCCCTGGTGAATACGTTGGAACATATCGACCGAAAAATAGCCGGGTATTTCTGA